The sequence AAGGACACTAGCCCAAGTAGTAAGATCGAGAGAGCGGGAAAGGGAAGCTGAGCTTGAAGCTCATGCGAACACCCGCCCAAAGTTGGCCATTCCAAAGGCTAGCGCTCGGCAAGCCCAAGAAAGCTTATTGGGTTGGATCGCTTGATTTATTTTGATTGTACAATAGCATGTCCTGTATCATTTTAACTTATCCTTTCTCGTTGTAGACTATTTGCTCCCTTGATTGAATAGCTGAAGTCTCTTATTGACACCATACATAGGAATAACCCTCTGGGGAAATTACTAATGGCTGCCCCATTTTTACATGATAGACAACGCTGAATTAGCTGACCCAGCGCCACCCAATTTTGAACGCGACGCCCGTCTCGTCATATCAAAATTAGTACACCATGATCAAGATCAATAGGACAAAACTGAAGGACTTGCAATTCGCAGGAAGGTGTGCTACTCGCGCGCTCCAAAGCACACTCCACCTCTGGCGGTAAACAGATAAACAACGGAGCAGGCCAAAATGCGGTTTACGCTCCACTTTTGGGGAAGTGATATCATGATGCGTCTACTGTATTACTAAAATAGAATGTGTAAAAACGAAATACGCTACTAATACAATGAATCTACCACAGCTGGCCATAAGGAATAAATAACAGAATCATAAGACCCGAACTGGTCATGGCCTGGTACATAGGCATAGGCACTTGGGAATTCTCATCTACGCTTTGTATCAAGCTTATCGGCCTGCATTCCCAGTACGGGGAATGTACCACGCATATCATGCATCCACCCCACCATCTCATCCAATTGTTTGTCAACCTCGGCCTGCTCGGCGAAATCTAATTCATCGATCAGGTCGTCGCGCTCTTGAAGCAGGTACTCGCATAATGCCGCGAGAGGTAGCTAAAAAACGCCAACAGAAATAGCATCAGATCTGGGTTACTcgggaggggggggggtggCGTAGTGAACCACAAGAAATGCTGACTTACACCCTGCCACACTGGGATCACAACCGCGGTTACCTCGCGTAGGTTGCGCAAAATGGCCGTGGCTGTAGAGGCTCCATCCTTGCATATTGAGCGGAGATGATTGCGCTCAGAAGTGCGGCTGTCGTCATGCGCCCATTGTCGAATGTAGGGCATATGTAATGCACAAGTGGCCGCGTATACAATGACTGTGGAGAAACGGGAATGATCAGAAAGTGACACATATAAAGGCCAGAAAAAACCCGTCCTTACTGTACACAAGAGACAGCGTAGCTCCGTCTCCTACATTAGTCGTTTCCCGAATTGCCTCTATCTCATTAGCGAAACGTGCGATGGCGTTCTTTATGCTTGTATGCTTCGCTGCCCAGATCTCTGGTGGAGTGGTGTCTGAAAAATGAGTTTATTAGGTGTGATTCGGGCCTCATGGTTGTAGGGAATGACGTACGGGCACTACTAGCTTGTACTGACGCCCGGTCGAGGAGAGCCAGCGCTTTGAGGGCATACCCGTAATATGGGCTTGATATACGATCGGGCACCTCGGACCCCGACGAATAGAGTGATGGCACCGAATTAGTATGAACCTGATCAATGATATCCTACAATAACTCTTAGATTAACTTAAAATCCTTGAATAGAATATGAAGCTGATTTACATCCAGTGTCTGCGGCCAGGGGGTCTTGATATCGTCATCCGCAATGCCACAGGGAAGGCCGGTGAGGAGAGAACCCCATCGGTCAATAAAGAAAGTGAACCTATATGCGGCGATTTTAGAATCATGACCTGAAAGTATACTCTAACACTTACCACCAAGCACATACTCTATCCTTTTGGTTGTACACAGCGGCGGCATGAACGTTGTTTTGCATGTTCGAAGTGCCAATAGAAAGGGGTGCGATGGCGTGGAACCCATGATTGACCGCGAACCGAACTGCACTAATAGCCCGGTGATATCCCTCTAGTAGCCGTCCCTTGTATTAAATAGGATTAGGCTCTTTTCCCATACGGAAGTGTACGCTCCGAAAGCTTACCTTGAAGTAGTAGTACAACGCGAGCATGACGCTCGCTAAGAGGTAATCAATAGAGTACGAAAAATCTTGTGTAAGATCAATTGCATCTTCAAGGGCCCGACGTGTCCGTTCGATGAACAGAGGCTCTAGACCAGCGAGTGATCCGTCTAAGGAAAAAAAGCAGCCCTGTGGATACACATGGTcatgacgcatacatgcgCAGATGTTTCGTAATAACTCACCAACAAGTACGCCGCTGACAGTAGTGCAGGGTGTCGCTGTGTATTTAAATTGTGCTGTTGAAGCCTGTCAATGTGTTCAAGGCCGCATCGAAATCGGTGGGCCAGGAAGTTCCACATGCTGATTCAGAAATACTGATCAATGACAAAGCACAATCAGCCGCAGCTCAGAAGTATCGCTCACATTTGTTCCGCCAATTGTGGAGAAATGCTTCCATCGCTCCCAAGGATGTGATTGGCTTGTGGCTCTACCAACTGGGGCGATCCTGACTCAAACGCGGGAGTATCCCAAGCAGTTGATGGACTACCAGACAATGAGGTGGAGCCAGCCATAGCATTAGGAAGATAATTCCCATCAACCCCAAACGCAGCGCCGTAAGACGAGGAACAAGAGGATGAGCAATCCGAGGTAACATAGTCAGCCACATATGGCGCATTTGATGGGCTAACGAAAAGGGAGCGGGATGGTCCGGGTGTAGAGTACTCGCTAGAAGAGAACACGTACTCCCCCTCACTATAACTGTTGGTAATGGGGAACCTGCTCTGAGAGGGAACACTCTGTTGCCTTCTGGTCGGTGGACTTCTAGGAGAGTTTCTGCGACTGGACTCGATAGTATTTATTTTATTCTGTAGTTCGTCTATGCGATCCTACGAGAATTTAGTAAGGACAAGTTTGTACCTCGGGCTATTGGCTTACCTGTAGGAGCTGAGTCGGTGTCCTGTGAGCACTATTGTCGTAGTTACACGTCTGCTTGCTTTTGATACAAGACTTGCACGGCGTTCGTCCGTCGCATTTCTAGACACATAGAGTATTCAGTGAGAAAGCTCGCACGGAAATAATACAGGCTCAAAGCGACCCACAAACTTGCGACGTCGGCAGAATGTGCATGCATATCCGCGTCTGCCTTGGACAGCTACCTTGCGAGCTTCCGGTGTCGAGCATTCCATTGCTAGGTGGTGCCTGAAGATATTAGGACTCGCTGACTGTCCAAGACGAGACTTTATGGAGTGAGACTCGGCATCTTTGGGCGCGTAATGATCCAAACGGCAGGCCTAGCTTTTTTTGATTGGGCAAGGTTCTCAATGCTTACGCATGAAAGAAATAAGCGCTCTGTAATCAGGCGTACAGCCATGAGAAGCGGATGGAGACCATGTGAGATTTGCGCGCGATCATAGAAGCACCGATACCTTAATATGGTACACTAGGGTGACCCTggtatggctcccatggaGGATACTTGCCCGTACAGCCAACTACGAATGTTGACAATTTCACCAAGCTTATTTGGGTAGTGCCACAAGGCCCCATATCGTGCTCCCGTGTTGTCCCAGTTAGCCGGAAGTTACATCGATCATTCGGTAAATCAAGATCCCCGATTGGGCTTGTTGCTGCAGAGTTTGGACCGCGAGTCCCGCGGCTGTTCAATTAAAATTTATTAGACTAAGAAAGAATTTGGTGGTTAGCCTATGCTCACAATTCCATTATATCGCTCTTGGACTTTGACTGCTAGCAGAGGTTTGTCAGATAATCTATACATATTTCTTGCTGCTTGCAAGTGTGATTCTTTGAGGCAGATAGAATCCGTCATTTAGTCATATAGGAGTTGATACCTCCAAGTAGAAATGTGTGTTACTGTGTTGTTCTGGGAGATGCTAGATCAAATTATTTTGCTGACTGATCCCCGTAATGGCCGGGATGAGAATAATGGCGCAGTCCACTCAAGTAGCTCGGCCTTCTCAGCCCGATCCGTGTCCTAACAGACTGGTTTCGACGTCAACAACAAACAACATAGGCTGGCGTGTGTTGTCATCCAACGGCCTTACTCAGGTGTTGGTAGAGTCCAGATCCGGCGCCCTGGAGTTTCGTTCGGTCTGGTGTGACCGAGCGTGCCAGGCGGATTTTAGTCTTCCTATACATACTTGTTTGTTTGAGTCATTGATAGCATCCGAGGCAAGTACGAATATGCACGTCCGTTAGACGAAGTCGCAAATAGAATTATAGAAAGATGATTGGCGTGATTCTTTGTACTTGCTTTCGGACATTCACTCGGTCTCCTGGCCGCTTCCACGGAAGTACGTTTTTGGGAAGTGATATATTTAAAACTATTTTTACATGTTCGGAAGTTACAAATTACACATTGTCAGGTACGTGCCTCGCTTGTCCTCGTCAAACTGTGTTCCCACACAAGTTTCCTCAAGGCTGGTGTGCTATACTTATTTGCACCGGCGTCCTCTGCGTGATTGTTTCTAGGAAGTGTGCTTTCAGTGTGCTGTGAGCGTCTAAATTCGAATATTGAGCGCTCACATGAAAAATGGTCCCTTGGTAAACTTGGGGTCGAAAAGTGCATACAACATCCACTGAGCACACTCAGCAGGCGATACACTTATTAAGTGAACAAGAGGCATAAGAATTTTTATGACCAATGAAAGTCAGTAAGCAGTGGGGTTCGAACGATACCGGGGTACGCATGAATGAATGCCATATTAGGATGTTGTGCGGCAAAGTCTTCGACCATGTAGTCGTTCATAGCCGTCGCGTTATCTGCCGCGGCCTTGAGGCCGTACCCCTTCTTGAGATCTAGATTGCTTTCATCAAGTTTCCCGTTCTGCCCCGTGTAGGATTAGACTTCCGCACACACACACGGCAGGGAAGATACGGCTTACTGTGCCGGCGGCCAGGACAGTTAGAACCCGTGCCTCCTCACCTTGCGCCTTGGCTTTTTCGAGTAGTGGCATAAGATCGTATACAAATCTCCAGCGAGCATAATAATTAAGCGCAAGCTTCTTGTCCATGCCCTCAGATGTTTCATCACGCCCTTTGAGCGTCAGAAATCTGAACGAAGGTTGATCGGTCAGCCGGTTGACTCCATAATTTACATATTACTCACCCAGGGGAAAGAACCAGATAGTTAAGCTTAGTGAGACGGCCCGCAAGCGATGATGTAGTACTCCGCACGTTTGACATAAGGGTAGCATCGCACTGTTCGAATTCATACTTGGAATTTGAGGTTTGTGGAAGCCCTTCGATGATTTTATCGGCCGCAGACTTGTTACGGCCGCATAGAACGATGTGGGAATTGCCATTAGTCACTCGAGCCAAGGCTTCTGCCACTGCCTGTCCTGAGGACGGTACAATGTGTGAATGCTATTATTAGACATTGGCTGCTCCGACTTACCAACGCCGCTTGTTCCACCGAGGAACAATGCCGTAGGGCGATATCTTGGGACTGATGCTAAATTTGCTGCGCGAACTACGGAGAGAGACGGCATGATTGTAGGGACACGAGTCACTAGTGCTTAGGTGTTTCACCGAACGTCGAGTGAGAAGACCTCGGGAATTAGCTTACAGAGTAGTAGGCGCTCAAATGTGGAGGGGTGGAGGTCTTGACCTAGAACTCCCGCGGGGCCGTGCAACTTATGTCTGGCTGTTGAATAGCTTCCACTGCGCACAGCAAGGTGACGTAGTCTGAGATCAAGATCGGCGCGAACCAGCACAAACCCTGGGCCAAATCGACCGCGATCGAGCACGGCCAGATTACCAGTTATGGTACTAAGTAGTTCCAGACGAGCCTAGCACGTGATGAAGCATGCTAGCTTACGTGATGTAGTATCGTCCCCTAGCCTCTCAGCGGCATCGAACGCACCCATGTCTGAGCAACAAGCTACGAGTTGAGTAATCAAACCAAGGGATGAGAGTTAGCCTGCTGAATCTATCTAGATGAGTTTGAGCTCGATGGACAGCCTCTAGATACGGTGTCAGCCCTGAGGTTTTCGCCATCGAATCCTCAACTCCTGCTTGCAGCTTCATGGGATAGCGTGAATTTATTGCTTATGTTCGTATGTAGTTTGATCTAACTTCGATTTGATTTAGAATGCGAGATTATACGATATTGTTCAGAACGATTGCCGTTCTACTTTACAACACAAAGCAGCGGTATTGGATTGTTGCTTTTCAAACAGCAATCAAGCCTTTACAGGTGGTTTGGACACATGGATTCGATCGTGAGTTGCCTCAGATAGCGACTGAGAACTGAACCAATTGCTCGTCAGATGGGATTTAGAAACGGAAAAAATGAATGTATTAGGGACTCATGACGCAACAGTGTCTTGTGTCTCCTTCAATAAAGACACAAGTGAGTCTTTCCATGCTATTCGTtcccattcattgccttatTTGTTGCCAGATATGCTCGCAACAGGATCTTGGGATAAAACACTTAGAATCTGGGATTCGCGTGGCGCAAATGGAAATGGAACCTCTGCGGGCTCATTTGAACAGGTGGAGCGCGTCTATCGGATGGATATTGTTGGGACCAAACTTGTAGTTGGCCTGGCTGGCCGACTGGTTCACATATTTGACGTGCGTAGAATGGATTCGCCTCTACAGATTCGGGAGAGTAGTCTCAAATACATGACACGAGCCATTGCGTGCATGCTGAATGGTCAAGGATACGCGTGCGCGTCAATCGAAGGGCGTGTATCCGTCGAATATTTTGACCCATCACCCGAAGTTCAGAGCAAGCGTTATGCATTTAAATGCCATCGTAGACCTTCCCCCACCGAGAAAGACGTAGATCAAGTGTGGTCTGTCAATTCACTCGCATTCCATCCAACATATGGAACATTTGCATCTGGAGGCTCCGATGGGACTGTCTGTTTCTGGGATCACACAGCTAAGAAGAGGTTGAGGCAAACGCCTCGTTACCGGGAGGCTGTCAGCGCACTCAGCTTTAACTCGACGGGAAACAAGCTAGCGGTCGGAATTGGGTACATGTGGgatgaaggagaagaaggcgGAAAACGGTCGCGGCCAGGGGTTGTTATTCGAGATGTGGGAGGTGAAGTCAAGGTACGTCTCACGTATCTAGTGTAGGATTTACTGGGACTCATGGACCGTAGGCGAAATCGCAATCTTGAGCTATCTCGCATATCATTCTATCGCTCGTTTTATATTCCGTCAAGTTTTTGCTTCCACCTTGATTGTTTTTGGGACTTTGTATTGGTGGGCTACATCGCACGACTACTTTGAAATATATGTCGCATCTTGATTGCCGACCTGGGGAGCACATGCATTGGCTTGGCGCAGAGATATAATAATACCAAGTCGTGCGGGCCATTGACATATTCGGCATATTTCAAATTTGGAACTGTTCCAAAATCCGAACGCGAAGCGCGGGCTGTTGCTTCTAACTACCTTCTTCCGGTCGTGGCGCGTGCTACCATAGTTTGTCGACAGTACCCACGACGTGCAAACGCAAATTTGATTTTTTTCTCAATTACTCTGATTACGGAATCTCGACACTCGAGTTCGAGTAGAAATGGCACTGAGTTTTCAGCAGCCGTTTCATCCTCAGGTTTCCCCCTCTTGGTTCGTGGTCTTTCTTTCTGGTTCGGAAGTGAGCTTCAACATGTACCATCTGTTCGCCCTTGCAACTGCGGCGTTTGTTGCCGGTACCCCTCTTCAACCCCGTCAGAGCGACCCATGTGCGACCATTGCTCCAAAAGGATGGTACAAGCCTTCCCAGGTCCTAAGCTGTCTTCAGTCGTTCCCTTACAATGAAACTTTGCGCAACAACGTGAGTACAGTGAGCTCTTCCATAAATATCTCGTACTGatcaaagaaaaaaaaatagGTTGTGGATGTTGTGAGCAAGACATTCAACTTCCACACTTCGGTCTCCTTTCATTTGAACATGCCCGATCCTTTCACTGATGACACTGTCGACATTCAAGGAGAACTGCGCCGCATTGGTAGTACCAGATATGATAGTGACTGTGAGTAATTTGTGATATGGGAGTCGCATCCTCGTATTAACATCCACTACTAGTTACGTTGCACCAGGAGTAAGCAGGTCCCAGAAAACTGTTACCCATCCACTGATGGTTATAAATGTAGTGTCTCAAAGTCCGTCAAGCGGCTGAACGATGGGCACGCTGGGTATGTTAACTACTGCTGTAAGTTTTGAGACAAACACTTGGGATACGACTCTAAGACCATCTGCAGACGACTCGCTGTATGTGACATACCTCCCTTTTCCGCTCGCCGTTCTCGCGCGCCCGGATGCATTGGATGTCCAAAACATTCATATTGTGCCAGAGGCGTCCACTGTGGCAGCAGCCGAGTTCGGAAGCGATGCGGTAGCAAGTGGCAAGCGGCTCTTGGGCGTAACTTGAGCGACGTGAGTACCGTTTTTGATGGTAGCGCTCAAGTTTAACTTTCATTTTAGTTCAATGGCGCCCGTATTACCGCTATCAATGGCAGGGACCCTTGGGCTGTCGTTGACGACAGCGCCGCTGTTACTGGAGGATATCAAGCCAAAACTACCCGTCAGAACTCGTTCTTTTCGTCCTATCAACGCGCCGCTTCTGAGTGGTCATACCGCCTCGGCGACTTTGCTCAGTGGCCTCTCCCTGTCAAAGGCGATTCGGTTACCCTTCGCTTGGTTCGCAACGGTACTAACACCGAGGAGACCTACGTTGTCCCCTACCTCTCCCGTATTGGCTCTGCTACAGTTGCCTTTACCGATGCCAAGTCACTCTGGGCTAATAATGTGTTGCCACTTCCGGCACCAATGGCGCCTCGTACTACAACAAGATTCAGGCAAAGGCTAAGGCTGTAGCCGACAAACCTCGCTTCCAACCTGACCCCGAAATTGCCCCTATCATCAATGGTCGTCGGCAGCCGATTTCGGGCCTTGTCGCTGACGGACCTTTGTTCGACGTCTCCTTGCCGTCTCGCCTCGCCCCTCTACCCCTGTCAGCGGGACCGGGGCCTTGCAGTTCTATGTGTTGGACGATAAGAAGACAGCTGTACTAGTCCTGGGCTCCTTCTCTGGAAGCTTTTCCGGTGCGTTGACATCTTCGCGCTTCTATTATTGCTCATGATTCGATGGACTTCTAGGTGTTCAAAAGGGTATACTTGACGGTATCGACGCTGTCAAAGCAAAAGGTGCCACTCGTCTGTTGGTTGATGTTGTAAGTAACCTGGGTTTAGAATCTGTACCGGAGCTTGATCATACTTCATTAGACTAACAATGGTGGCGGTTACATTTGCCTTGCTGCTTGGCTCCATCGTGTGGTGAGTCGACTTGCTGGAGCGGTTGGCATGACCAAAGTATTGAATTCCGTCCTAGCTCGCTGGTCCTGGTCCAGGGACTGAGCCTCAGCCAGGTTTAGATGGTAGCGTGCGCGCACAAGATTTGGCCCAGAAGATCACGGCCAAGATAGTTGCTAACAGCACGGGTGTTGACCCCAATGGGGAGATGCTTTACAACCGTGAGTTTGTTTATTTACAAATGCTCGGACCATGGTTGACTAACTTCCTGGGTAGCTCTTGGCTGGCGCGATACTAAATCCCAGCGCTTCCCCGCCAACTTCAACTGGCTCGACCCCGCAATCAACATGCGCATCAATGATGTTCCTGACAAATTCTCTCAAAAGTAATTGCTGCTTACCCTCTATTGCTTACCTCATTACTCATTGCTATTTTAAGGATCGGTGATGACTGCATTCCTTACGACCTCACTCCTCCTGCTACTAGACCCTTCGAGTTCGATAGCATCGCCATTATGAACAATGGACGTTGCGCCTCCTCATGCAGCCTGTTCACTATTTCCATGCGCACCAA comes from Rhizoctonia solani chromosome 4, complete sequence and encodes:
- a CDS encoding Fungal Zn(2)-Cys(6) binuclear cluster domain, with translation MECSTPEARKVAVQGRRGYACTFCRRRKFKCDGRTPCKSCIKSKQTCNYDNSAHRTPTQLLQDRIDELQNKINTIESSRRNSPRSPPTRRQQSVPSQSRFPITNSYSEGEYVFSSSEYSTPGPSRSLFVSPSNAPYVADYVTSDCSSSCSSSYGAAFGVDGNYLPNAMAGSTSLSGSPSTAWDTPAFESGSPQLVEPQANHILGSDGSISPQLAEQIMWNFLAHRFRCGLEHIDRLQQHNLNTQRHPALLSAAYLLGCFFSLDGSLAGLEPLFIERTRRALEDAIDLTQDFSYSIDYLLASVMLALYYYFKGRLLEGYHRAISAVRFAVNHGFHAIAPLSIGTSNMQNNVHAAAVYNQKDRVCAWWFTFFIDRWGSLLTGLPCGIADDDIKTPWPQTLDDIIDQVHTNSVPSLYSSGSEVPDRISSPYYGYALKALALLDRASVQASSAHTTPPEIWAAKHTSIKNAIARFANEIEAIRETTNVGDGATLSLVYIIVYAATCALHMPYIRQWAHDDSRTSERNHLRSICKDGASTATAILRNLREVTAVVIPVWQGLPLAALCEYLLQERDDLIDELDFAEQAEVDKQLDEMVGWMHDMRGTFPVLGMQADKLDTKRR
- a CDS encoding short chain dehydrogenase, whose amino-acid sequence is MPSLSVVRAANLASVPRYRPTALFLGGTSGVGQAVAEALARVTNGNSHIVLCGRNKSAADKIIEGLPQTSNSKYEFEQCDATLMSNVRSTTSSLAGRLTKLNYLVLSPGFLTLKGRDETSEGMDKKLALNYYARWRFVYDLMPLLEKAKAQGEEARVLTVLAAGTNGKLDESNLDLKKGYGLKAAADNATAMNDYMVEDFAAQHPNMAFIHAYPGIVRTPLLTDFHWS
- a CDS encoding mitotic checkpoint protein BUB3,1 translates to MSEQQATNEFELDGQPLDTVSALRFSPSNPQLLLAASWDSNARLYDIVQNDCRSTLQHKAAVLDCCFSNSNQAFTGGLDTWIRSWDLETEKMNVLGTHDATVSCVSFNKDTNMLATGSWDKTLRIWDSRGANGNGTSAGSFEQVERVYRMDIVGTKLVVGLAGRLVHIFDVRRMDSPLQIRESSLKYMTRAIACMLNGQGYACASIEGRVSVEYFDPSPEVQSKRYAFKCHRRPSPTEKDVDQVWSVNSLAFHPTYGTFASGGSDGTVCFWDHTAKKRLRQTPRYREAVSALSFNSTGNKLAVGIGYMWDEGEEGGKRSRPGVVIRDVGGEVKAKSQS
- a CDS encoding peptidase family S41 domain protein, whose amino-acid sequence is MYHLFALATAAFVAGTPLQPRQSDPCATIAPKGWYKPSQVLSCLQSFPYNETLRNNVVDVVSKTFNFHTSVSFHLNMPDPFTDDTVDIQGELRRIGSTRYDSDFTLHQDVSKSVKRLNDGHAGYVNYCYDSLYVTYLPFPLAVLARPDALDVQNIHIVPEASTVAAAEFGSDAVASGKRLLGFNGARITAINGRDPWAVVDDSAAVTGGYQAKTTRQNSFFSSYQRAASEWSYRLGDFAQWPLPVKGDSVTLRLVRNGTNTEETYVVPYLSRIGSATVAFTDAKSLWANNAKAKAVADKPRFQPDPEIAPIINGRRQPISGLVADGPLFDFYVLDDKKTAVLVLGSFSGSFSGVQKGILDGIDAVKAKGATRLLVDVTNNGGGYICLAAWLHRVLAGPGPGTEPQPGLDGSVRAQDLAQKITAKIVANSTGVDPNGEMLYNPLGWRDTKSQRFPANFNWLDPAINMRINDVPDKFSQKIGDDCIPYDLTPPATRPFEFDSIAIMNNGRCASSCSLFTISMRTKYNVKTVVVGGKPGTTQQYCGVVGGQSLNFAAIDSDVKTAGLKNDPLAPADFIGDNYQGITWKLGYSILDQNQFEEFKTHPAQFAFPLLPNTVNNPIELWKDVSKRLWPN